Proteins encoded by one window of Enterococcus saccharolyticus subsp. saccharolyticus:
- a CDS encoding TspO/MBR family protein, whose translation MKWLIWLLSVIGIELTGFISSFFAGDIQSVYQELQKPPLSPAGSVFGIMWTILYAMIGTALFLLITSKAKGKQTAIVLFIMQQVLNFSWSIIFFGGSQYWLASVVIVALILLIGVCIKVFYRIHPLASYLFVPYLLWCLFAAYLCIGIAILN comes from the coding sequence ATGAAATGGCTTATTTGGTTACTTAGTGTGATTGGAATTGAGTTAACAGGGTTTATTTCTAGTTTTTTTGCAGGTGATATTCAAAGTGTCTATCAAGAATTACAGAAACCACCCTTATCACCAGCCGGTAGTGTGTTTGGCATTATGTGGACGATTCTTTATGCGATGATCGGGACAGCGCTGTTTTTATTGATTACATCCAAAGCAAAGGGCAAACAAACAGCAATTGTGTTATTTATTATGCAACAAGTGTTAAACTTTTCTTGGAGTATCATTTTCTTTGGAGGCAGTCAGTATTGGTTAGCGAGTGTAGTTATCGTGGCGTTAATCCTTTTGATTGGCGTTTGTATCAAGGTCTTTTATCGTATTCATCCATTAGCAAGCTATTTATTTGTACCATATCTTCTTTGGTGTTTATTTGCCGCTTATTTATGTATTGGTATTGCTATTTTAAATTAA